GAAAAACGTCTGACCGAGACAGGCGTGCGCCACCGAAACCAGGGGCGGCAACATGAGCAGGACCGTGAGACCGCCGAGCAGGCCCTGCGCCACCACCGCGCCGACCGCGAGCCAGCCGAGACGCCGCAGGCGCGGGCGAGTTTCGCGGCGCTGCAACCAGAGGGCGAGGGCGACGGTCAGCATGCCCACGGTGGCGGCGAGCATGCGATGCCCATGCTCGAAGCGCACGTTGCCCACCATGGGCGGAAACACCATGCCGTAGGAGAGCGGCCAATCGGGGACGGAGAGCCCGGCCCCGGTGCTCGTCACCAGGCCGCCCGCGAAGACGAGAAGGGCGGTGCACACCGCAACCAGCACGGCGTATCGATGCAGCCAGACGCCGGACCGGCGGGGCGTAGCGGGGCGCGGTGTCGTCACCGTGGTGGTGGAGGGCATTGCGGCTGGGCCTTGTCGACGCTCGTCCCCGGGAACGGGCACTCGGTCTCGCCCGTCCGGTCAGGGAATTCCTTCACGGCGCTCGCCTCGCGGTCGGTGCATGCTAGACGAGTCCAACCCGCTCTGCAACGACCCCGGCCCGGCCTCGGAAACAGAACTCTATCTCGAATCCGGCCAAATACTTACGCGCTTCAGGAGCCGCCCGCCTGGTAGGAGAAGTCGAGCTCCGCAGTGGGTGTGGCGCCCACCGTCAACGTCTGTGTCTGGGCCCCGTATTTCTCGTGCCAGGTCTCGATGGTGTAGGTGCCGGCCGGGAGGTCTGGGATCTTGAAGCTGCCGTTGTGGTCCGTCACCGCGAAGAACGGATGCACCAGGACCCCGATGTACGACACCATCCACGGGTGCACGTCGCACTTCACCGGGATCATGATCTCTTCCTTCGTGAAGGTGCGGGTGTGCTCCAGCCCGGGACGCGGCATGGCGAGGTTGAACTCCTTGTTGCCATCCACCTTGGGGTGCGCGTGGATGTTGTGCAAGGTGGGATCGCTGTTCAACATCTTGAGGGGCTGGTTCACCATCATGCCGAGCACGTGCGGCGTGTACATGCAGCCCTTCTGATCGA
This is a stretch of genomic DNA from Candidatus Krumholzibacteriia bacterium. It encodes these proteins:
- a CDS encoding carboxypeptidase regulatory-like domain-containing protein, with product MNAAMRLASVFLAVAFLASGCNRGGGGDAAEHSEKAGGEAAKPAVPAPGHSDASPTPAPGVTLSGKVHLIGQPPAPSVLKMDADAVCSKAHPDSPPVSQEVVVDASGNLANVFVFVRNGLEGKSFATPPSPVVLDQKGCMYTPHVLGMMVNQPLKMLNSDPTLHNIHAHPKVDGNKEFNLAMPRPGLEHTRTFTKEEIMIPVKCDVHPWMVSYIGVLVHPFFAVTDHNGSFKIPDLPAGTYTIETWHEKYGAQTQTLTVGATPTAELDFSYQAGGS